The following coding sequences are from one Eptesicus fuscus isolate TK198812 chromosome 7, DD_ASM_mEF_20220401, whole genome shotgun sequence window:
- the LOC129149747 gene encoding U6 snRNA-associated Sm-like protein LSm3, giving the protein MADDVDQQQTTNTVEEPLDLIRLSLDERIYVKMRNDRELRGRLHAYDQHLNMILGDVEETVTTIEIDEETYEEIYKSTKRNIPMLFVRGDGVVLVAPPLRVG; this is encoded by the coding sequence ATGGCGGACGACGTGGACCAGCAACAAACTACCAACACTGTAGAAGAGCCCCTGGATCTTATCAGGCTCAGCCTGGATGAGCGAATTTATGTGAAAATGAGAAATGACAGAGAGCTTCGAGGTAGATTACATGCTTATGATCAACATTTAAATATGATATTGGGAGATGTGGAAGAAACTGTGACTACTATAGAAATTGATGAAGAAACATACGAAGAGATATATAAATCAACAAAACGGAATATTCCAATGCTTTTTGTCCGGGGAGATGGTGTTGTCCTAGTTGCCCCTCCATTGAGAGTTGGTTGA